Proteins encoded in a region of the Bacillota bacterium genome:
- a CDS encoding isopentenyldiphosphate isomerase: protein MDEKTGNRIIKKHRGVRIDVIDQIIYPEMIYQIIRPDGEVQEIRDPLELKYYYYDQLRELLESSGFEIKEEFGYYDKSDIKDGKELIFVCGRK, encoded by the coding sequence ATAGATGAAAAAACTGGGAACAGGATAATCAAGAAGCATCGAGGCGTAAGGATCGATGTTATTGACCAGATTATCTATCCTGAGATGATCTATCAGATCATTAGACCCGATGGGGAAGTGCAGGAAATCCGAGATCCCCTGGAACTAAAGTATTACTATTACGACCAGCTGAGGGAATTACTGGAGTCGTCGGGGTTTGAGATCAAAGAGGAATTCGGATACTACGACAAGAGCGACATCAAAGACGGGAAAGAGCTGATATTTGTCTGCGGCAGGAAATGA
- a CDS encoding class I SAM-dependent methyltransferase — MEVWPNLYQQSAFLYDLDTRDIVKVDIPFYLEYAARYPGNILELACGTGRVSLALAQQGMKVYGIDRSDSMLAEFRKKLASQPKTVQDNIWLGKYDMASFQLDKKFSLIIIPFRGFQALTTDEAQRGCLKCVYEHLEDQGVFIINTFRPYKKLDETWVYPETVQWETISGKQ, encoded by the coding sequence ATGGAGGTTTGGCCAAACTTATATCAGCAGAGTGCGTTTCTGTACGATCTTGATACCAGGGATATCGTGAAAGTGGATATTCCCTTTTACCTAGAATATGCAGCCCGATACCCTGGGAATATTCTCGAACTGGCCTGTGGGACGGGACGGGTGTCCCTTGCCCTTGCCCAGCAGGGCATGAAGGTATATGGTATAGACCGATCCGACAGCATGCTTGCAGAATTCAGGAAAAAGCTGGCTAGCCAGCCAAAGACCGTGCAGGATAACATCTGGCTCGGTAAGTATGACATGGCGAGCTTCCAGCTGGATAAGAAGTTCTCCTTGATCATTATCCCCTTTAGGGGTTTTCAAGCCCTTACTACCGACGAAGCACAAAGAGGCTGTCTGAAATGTGTCTATGAGCACCTAGAAGACCAAGGGGTATTTATCATTAACACCTTTAGACCCTATAAGAAACTCGATGAAACCTGGGTTTATCCCGAGACCGTTCAGTGGGAAACAATAAGTGGGAAACAATAG
- a CDS encoding DUF2357 domain-containing protein: MATPPKLPFAVRIHASPDSDDYYWVGELSSFTLDERDAEPDRLYLTEYRDYDLEFVSRDGEPPEDARLYLGGFDVLVHPELATDGGSAYIPCGTRVRISRRDETDFPWQPGNYGVRVDWDGTSYYTVLNVKPKDLSDDQLQQMRRELEKYVVGLTLDLIRKNQGIGQSDVASRLPIRFYQYQLLEKHFARLYEALIDILRRPKHEVRRIHEVVSAHNAYKVDRESYRWLNSYAGYSRNEGGVDRSARSVLAPKRIVDYDLPENRWVKRILLNLIGIIEEIADSLEAYMEVEQGRRLLKPEEQLDKARGLQAKLRLILNDPLFEEVTVDHGMLPYTPALRRDGRYRMLYKFWWDLVHHSEIRVDASFEYQWKKTDLLWEYWSFARTLQALQRLDFEPVSGWIYDKHWQFPERVFIPSIPPGTKVTMCRNSGSQRIEVYYNQRLPHSDEEAREMHLPVFVEGKHDCPDVRIDCYTGDEYRFSLIVEAKYRKSRYIWDDALEDSHSTWTQVMHQLRSYRTDISRVADPMQRAVKNVVVIYPRGDLGEIHDTGRYITLVKLVPGDSDDHYVQCLNELLEAGATW; encoded by the coding sequence ATGGCTACACCTCCTAAGCTTCCCTTTGCGGTGCGGATCCATGCCAGCCCAGACTCTGACGACTACTACTGGGTAGGCGAGCTTAGCAGCTTCACCCTGGATGAAAGAGACGCGGAGCCTGATCGGTTGTATCTCACGGAGTATCGGGATTATGACCTGGAGTTTGTATCCCGCGATGGTGAGCCGCCGGAGGACGCACGACTTTACCTCGGTGGTTTTGATGTCTTAGTTCATCCTGAGTTAGCCACCGATGGTGGTAGTGCCTATATTCCCTGTGGGACCCGGGTTAGAATAAGCAGACGGGACGAGACGGACTTTCCATGGCAACCGGGCAACTATGGAGTGAGAGTAGATTGGGATGGAACGTCCTACTACACCGTCCTTAACGTAAAGCCGAAGGACTTAAGTGATGATCAGCTGCAGCAGATGCGAAGAGAACTGGAAAAGTATGTGGTAGGCCTAACTCTGGATCTGATTCGCAAGAACCAGGGCATTGGTCAATCCGATGTTGCTTCTCGGTTGCCTATCAGGTTTTATCAATATCAGCTGTTGGAAAAGCACTTTGCCCGTCTTTATGAGGCGTTGATCGATATCCTGCGACGACCAAAGCACGAGGTCAGAAGGATTCATGAGGTGGTTTCAGCCCACAATGCTTACAAAGTGGACAGAGAGTCCTACCGCTGGCTAAACTCCTATGCAGGTTATTCTCGAAATGAGGGAGGAGTCGACAGATCTGCCCGAAGTGTATTAGCGCCCAAGCGAATTGTAGACTATGATCTACCAGAAAACCGTTGGGTAAAGAGAATACTCCTTAATCTCATTGGGATTATAGAGGAGATTGCTGACTCTCTTGAAGCATACATGGAGGTAGAGCAGGGCAGAAGACTTCTGAAGCCTGAGGAGCAGCTGGATAAAGCGCGTGGGCTTCAGGCTAAACTGCGGCTCATACTAAATGACCCCCTGTTTGAAGAGGTTACCGTGGACCACGGCATGCTGCCATATACCCCGGCCTTGAGGCGAGATGGGCGCTATCGGATGCTGTACAAGTTCTGGTGGGATCTTGTGCATCACTCAGAAATAAGAGTGGATGCCTCCTTTGAATACCAGTGGAAGAAAACTGACCTTCTGTGGGAGTATTGGTCCTTTGCGAGAACCCTCCAAGCCCTGCAGAGGCTGGATTTCGAGCCTGTGAGTGGGTGGATCTATGATAAGCACTGGCAGTTTCCGGAAAGGGTATTCATTCCCTCGATTCCACCGGGCACTAAGGTGACAATGTGTCGTAATAGCGGCTCCCAGAGGATCGAGGTATACTATAATCAGCGGCTGCCCCATTCCGACGAGGAAGCACGGGAAATGCATCTACCGGTGTTTGTCGAAGGAAAGCACGATTGTCCTGATGTCCGGATTGACTGTTATACCGGGGATGAGTATCGCTTTTCATTGATCGTAGAGGCAAAATACAGGAAGTCCCGGTATATCTGGGATGACGCTCTTGAAGACTCTCACTCTACGTGGACTCAAGTGATGCATCAACTGCGATCTTACCGGACAGATATCTCCAGAGTAGCAGACCCAATGCAGAGAGCAGTAAAGAATGTGGTGGTCATATATCCCAGGGGAGATCTCGGTGAGATCCATGATACCGGGAGATACATCACTCTAGTAAAACTTGTCCCAGGAGACAGCGATGATCACTATGTACAGTGTCTTAATGAACTGCTGGAAGCAGGGGCAACATGGTGA